The nucleotide sequence ACTTGGAGCACATTTACCTTGCCGTCCCAAAGATCAGTGGAGTTCAATATTCTTGTGAGTTCCTCCCTTAGTTTATCGAAGGGAACATGATAATCTGTGTGAATAAAAACGGTTCCCATTATATCTGCAGATGTTTTGGTCCAATTCTGAAAGGGTTTTTCTATAAAGTAGGTGGTGGGTACTATAAGTCGCCTTTTATCCCAGATATTGATTACCACATAAGTCAAGGTAATCTCCTCTATTCGGCCCCACTCGCCTTCCACAATTACTACGTCATCAAACTTGATGGGTTGGGTAAAGGCAATCTGTATACCGGCCAGTATACTTCCAATTAGTTTTTGTGCAGAGAAACCTATGATAATACCTGCTACCCCAGCCGACGCAAAAAGACTTACCCCAATTTCACGGATACTTTCAAAACTCATTAAGGCCGCTCCTAAGGCCAATACTATCACCACAACAATAAAGATTCGCTCAAGAATATTGAATTGGGTATAAATTTTTCGAGCTTTTAAATTATCGGAGGTTCCTACGTCATAATTTTTGATAATCAAATTTTTGGAAACTTTTAAAGCCACTAAAATCAACCAGGTTATGGAAAATATGATCAGGAGGGTACTGGTCTTTCTTATAACAAAACTATAATCGTTTAGATACAATAAGGTGTGTAGTGATTTTGAGCGAAGTAAAAATGACAGGAACAATATAAAAAGTGGCATACTCACCCTTTTCATGGCATCCTTGGGAATTAGATATTTTGGGTTACTTCCCAATTTGCGTAAGATAAAATAGGTACTGATATAAAGAATGGCCAGAAGGACAAAAGTGCCCGTAGCGTAAAGGAGGGTCTGGTTGTCTATGTTTTTAAATATTTGCTCCATCTAGGTCTGGCTTATGTTAATAATGACTTTAACTTACTAAAATCTATTCAATATAAAAATTTCGGGCCAGTATATTGCTTAGATTAACTTTCAACAGCCTTTAAAGTGACTGTTAAAAGGCTAGGAGGGGGCCGGCCCATGAACAAAATGGAGGCATTGGAAATAAAATACTAACTGGTATTTAAATTGACATTTTATGTCCATGCCCAATAAATTGTTCCTGTCTATGCCGGTATAGATAAACTATTTATAGGTTTTAAATTATAGTTGCTCCGCAAGTGTTATTTTTGCTGAACAAGTAAATTGATAAAAAAGGAAGAATGAAAGGAGTTTTGTTGGTAAACCTAGGTTCCCCGGATAGTCCCACACCTAAGGATGTTAAGCCCTATTTGGACGAGTTTTTAATGGACGAAAGAGTTATAGATGTCCCCAATTGGTTGAGGAATATTATAGTGCGGGGCATTATTCTGCAAACTAGGCCTAAAAAATCGGCCGAGGCCTATCAAAAGATTTGGTGGGAAGAGGGATCTCCCTTAATAGTAATCTCCGAACGATTTGCCGACAAGGTAAAAGAGCAAAGTGAAATTCCGGTGGCCCTGGGAATGCGTTATGGCAGTATGACGATAAAGAATGCCTTGGGGGAGCTGTCCGAAAAAGGGGTAGACGAGGTGCTTTTGGTTCCATTGTATCCACATTACGCCATGTCTTCCTATGAAACCGTGGTGGTAAAGACCATGGAGGTCAAGGATGAGTTTTTTCCCAAGATAAAAATTACAACCCTTCCAGCGTTTTACAATAACAAGGATTATATTGAAGTACTTTCAGAAAGTATTGCAGCGGGGCTAAAAGGTTTTGAATATGATCATATTTTATTTTCATATCACGGTATTCCCGAAAGGCATATTAGAAAGTCCGACCCCACAAAATTTCATTGCAAGATAGATGAAAGTTGCTGTAAGACCAATTCGGTGGCGCATCATACCTGCTATCGTCATCAGTGTTATGAGATGACCGAGAAAGTAAAGGAATATCTTGGACTTTCCAATGATAAAGTTAGTCTTTCCTTTCAGTCCCGATTGCCGAACGATCCTTGGTTGAAGCCCTATACCGACTTTGAATTTGAGCGTTTTGGGAAAGAGGGTATTAAGCGTTTGGCGGTAATTACCCCGGCCTTTGTTGCGGATTGTTTGGAAACCTTGGAAGAGATTGCCATGGAAGGCAAACATCAGTTCCAGGAAGCTGGAGGGGAAGATTATAAGCATATTCCCTGTCTTAACGATAACGAGGAATGGGTAAATTTAATGGTAAAGTGGATCGGGGATTGGCAGACTAAGGAAACCCTTCCTGTGTAATGGCCAAGGTTTCCTCAGAACAGTTGGGTAGAGAACCTATAGGGAAATTGCTGGTAAAACAGGCGGTACCGGCTTCAATAGGTATTTTGGTCATGTCACTTAACGTTCTGGTCGATTCTATTTTCGTGGGTAACTGGATCGGTTCCATAGCCATTGCTGCCATCAATGTAGTACTTCCGGTTTCCTTTTTTATAGCGGCCCTTGGCATGGCCATTGGTATTGGAGGTTCCAGTATTATTTCACGTGCCTTGGGTGAAAACAATAAGGAAAAGGCCTTAAAGACATTTGGAAATCAAATTAGCCTGACACTTCTGGTTACCATTGTTATGGTGATTTTGGGGCTATATTATGTAAATAGCCTTATTCCGGCCTTTGGTGGCAAAGGGGATATTTTTGGACCTGCAAAGATATATTATATCATTGTGCTTTACGGGGTTCCATTTTTGGCCCTATGCATGATGGGGAATACCGTGATTAGGGCGGAAGGTAAGCCTAGATTTGCCATGAATGCCATGATAATTCCCTCGGTGGGGAACTTATTGATGGATTATATCTTTATCTATGTTTTTGACTGGGGAATGGAAGGGGCAGCTTGGGCCACCACCATTGGGTATTTTCTTTGTTTTGCCTATATCCTGTATTTTTTTCTTTCGAAAAATTCCGAACTTAAATTGAATTGGTCCCATTTTGGATTCGATCGTCCAATCTTAAAGGAAATTGGGGCTTTGGGATTCGTAACCTTGTCCAGGCAGGCTGTAATAAGTTTAATTTATCTGCTGATGAACAATATCCTGTTTGGACTGGGAGGAGAGGCCATGATTGCTGTCTATGCCATTATTGCACGGATGCTAATGTTTGCACTGTTTCCTGTTTTTGGGGTCACACAAGGCTTCCTGCCTATTGCAGGATTTAATTACGGAGCCAAAAAATACCAAAGGGTACGGGAATCGATCAATACAGCTATACTTTATGCTGCTGGCCTGGCCTTTGTAGTGTTTGTAGGGCTTATGATTTTTCCTGCTGAGATTGCCGCCTTGTTTTTAAGTAACCAGCCAGACATGTCGGCCTCAGAACTGGCCATGAATTCATATGTTTTGGAACACACCCCCTCGGCCATGCGCTGGGTTTTTGCGGCAACGCCCATTATAGCCGTTCAATTGATTGGTGCAGCTTATTTTCAGGCCATTGGGAAAGCAGTACCTGCGCTATTGTTGACCTTGAGTCGACAAGGCTTCTTTTTTATACCGCTCATTTTAATTTTACCAAATTACTTGGGAGAACTAGGAGTATGGATATCTTTTCCAATAGCTGATGTCTTGGCAACTTTTGTAACGGGCTATTTTTTGAGGAAAGAGGTGAGAGCAACCTTGGTGGAAAAGCATGAGTAATACAGGCTGTAAGAAATCTGCATTCTTAAGTTCAAGAAGCTGTTCTTTCAACAGAAATCAATATAATATCCGTTTTTAATTAATTCAAAGTTTAAAAAAGGGATTGGATTTCCTATTGCTATATCCATGGACAAGTATTACGGATAGAAGAATAGCACTACACGCCAATGCCGTATATGCTAGGATTTCCATACTGCCCTGATGCCTAATATAAATTGCGAACAGTGCCCAGACACCAACAGCGGCAAATTCGCGCATACTTCTTTTATAAATGATGACCAGATTTATCAAAGTGGCAACCAGCATTAAGACAATGGTCCATTGCACTTCTGTAAGAAACCCGCCATTCCATCCTATTTTGGTGAGATAAAGGGCAATGTTGGCTATCGTGGCAACGGTAATCCAACCGCTGTAAAGACATATGGGCCACCAGGAAAAGGCAATTATTTCTTTGGGGGCATCCCATCGTTCCATATTGGTATTGATAATAATTTTAATCAATGAAAATAGGATGCCCGCCATAATAATAACGGTTAAGCCCATATATTCATAGGCAAAGGTAATCACCCACAGCCCATTCAAGATATTGGCAAGGGCAAACCAATATCCGGTCTGTTCAATGTATGCAAGATCTTTCTTATCAAAAACAACAACTTTAATTTGATATAGCGGATAAGCCAACAAACCTAAAAAAATAAGGCCCCAAATGGCAAATGCATAGCTGGCAGGTGTAAAAAGATTGGTGTACCGTTGACTTAATTCCCCTATAGTGGTATCATTAATGCGGATGGCCTGCGAAATATAATTTACGGCAATGACCAAAATCACCGAGAGCAGGTTTAAAATGGATAACTTTTTTTGCATTTACCCAAATTACGCAACTTTTGCAGGGAAAGAAGTCTTAATGCTCAAAAAATTAATCTTAATTTGATTACAGGACAGGTTGTATTTGTTTAACGTAATGCAATTTTGAGAAAACGAATGAAATTGGGGTATTTGTTATTCGGCGTTGACCACTGTTTTAGATGGGTAAACCAGTAAGGATACCAAAGATTAGTTTTTCAGAAATCCGTCTACTATCTTTACGGAACAATAGACATTGTATGACCGACTATTACAACTATATTAAATCCTTGCACCTCATTTTTGTAGTTACCTGGTTTGCAGGATTGTTCTATATCCCTCGTTTGTTTATCTATCATATCGAAGCCGATCAAAAACCGTCACCAGAGAGGGAAATCCTAACCCATCAACTAAAGTTGATGACCAAGAGATTATGGTTTATCATTACATGGCCGTCTGCCGTTCTAGCTACCTTATTTGCCATATGGCTATTGTTTTTGTATCCTGCCTGGTTGCAACAACCGTGGATGCACATAAAACTTGTCTTTGTGCTGTTGCTAATAATCTATCACTTAAAAAACCATCAGATCTTTAAACAGTTGCAGCGCGATGAGGTGAAATACACCTCCAAATTTATGCGCATATGGAACGAAGGAGCTACCTTAATTCTATTTGCAGTGGTTTTTTTGGTAATCTTAAAGGGAACCTTCAATTGGATTTTTGGTGTTGTCGGCATCATTGTACTGGGAGTGCTTTTAATGCTTGGTATAAGGCTCTACAAGCGGATCCGCGAAAAAAATCCAGAGGCTTAAGTGCCATTTCGCTTTAAATCGATATCCTTTTTGGCGTGATAATTGTTACCTTTAAGATTTAAAATATATTTCAATTGTTGAGAAACATTTCCTTGCGTTCCCGAATTTTTATCTCCATGATTTTTTGGGTGGTAATTGCATTTGTTTTGATTGCATCGGTCACTATATACCAGTACAGTGAGCAAAATAGGGATTACCATGCAGAACGTATGGAACGTAAGGAGGAACAGATTAAACAGAGCATTGATCTGGCACTTCAAAAGACTACCTTTCCTGTAACAACAGAAAACTTAGGTCATATTTTTCGTGATGAGATCTATGAGATCGCTCTGGTACAGAACATAAATTTTAATATTTATGATCTCGAGGGCGAGCTAATTAAAAGTTCCAGACCCAAGTTTGAGGTAGATTCCATTTCTACCTGTTTGGATGCAGAAGTGTTGAACAATTTGGCTTCCTCCCCGAACAAGAGGTATGTGGAACAAAAATCGGCCGCAGGCTATAGTTATCAGGCGTCCTACACCTATATAGACGACAAAAGGTTTAAACATGTGGGGATTTTAAACCTGCCGTATTTTGAGGACAACTCCTTTAATGACAAGGAGTTAAAGGAAATATTGTTAAGGCTTACAGGAGCATATTTACTTTTGATGCTCTTGGCCATTGGGCTTGCCTATTTTATTTCCAAATATATCACCAGGTCCTTGCAGACCATTTCGGACAGATTAAATCAGACCGATCTAACCAAGAGGAACGAAAAGATCATAGTGGAAAATCCCAGTGAGGAAATTGGAAAATTGATTACCTCCTATAACGAAATGATCGATGAGCTGGAAATAAGTGCTGCAAAATTGGCCAAAGGGGAAAGGGAGCAGGCATGGCGAGAAATGGCAAAACAGGTGGCCCATGAAATTAAGAATCCACTTACTCCCATGCGTCTAAGCGTGCAGAGTTTTGAACGTAAGTTCGACCCTAATGACCCGGACATTGCAAAAAAGGTTTCGGAGTTTTCAAAAACATTGATTCAACAGATAGATACTATGAGTAGTATCGCTTCTGCTTTTTCCAACTTTGCCAATATGCCTGCCCAGCAGAACGAGACCTTAAACGTTGTAAAGATCGTAAAAATGGCAGTGGATATTTTTGATGAAAACTATATTCATTTTTCCTCCGAGGAAGAGGAAATAATTGCCAAATTAGATCGGACACAATTAATAAGGGTCGTTACCAATCTGGTTAAAAATGCCACTCAGGCCATTGTGAATGTAGATACTCCCCATGTTTTGGTAACCGTCTACAAAGATGGGGATTTTGTAAAAATGACAGTGGAGGATAATGGGGTGGGAATCTCAATGGAATCGAAGGACAAGGTGTTCGAACCTAAGTTTACCACAAAGACTAGCGGTATGGGCCTTGGTCTGGGGATGGTAAAAAATATTGTTGAAACCTACAAAGGAACCATCAATTTTACTACCGAACCCGGCAAGGGTACTATTTTTACGGTACGGTTTCCCATCGCCAATGATGGCGGAAATACATAAGGCCTTATGGGCAAGAAAGTCAATATTAATATTTTGACAAATTGAGTTGAAAATTAATTTTAAAGTCATGAAATACGAAAATTTACTTATTACTACAGACAAGGAGTTGGCCATCATCACCATAAATAGACCAACAAAATTAAATGCACTTAATAAGGCAACCATCGAAGAACTGCACTATGCATTTAAAGGTTTGGAGAAAGATAAAAACATAAAGGTGATAATTTTAACGGGAAGTGGGGAGAAGGCGTTCGTGGCAGGGGCCGATATTTCCGAGTTCGCCAGTTTTTCAGAAAAAGAGGGTGCTAAATTGGCCGCTAAGGGTCAAAAACAATTGTTCGATTTTGTGGAAAACCTTTCCACGCCGGTTATAGCCGCCGTCAACGGATTTGCCTTGGGAGGTGGGTTGGAATTGGCCATGGCCTGCCATTTTAGGGTAGCTAGCCATAATGCCAGAATGGGCCTTCCCGAAGTTTCACTGGGTGTAATACCGGGCTATGGGGGAACACAGAGACTGCCACAGCTTATAGGGAGGGGCAGGGCCATGGAAATGATCTTAACAGCCAGTATGATCGATGCTGCCAAGGCATTGGAGTTCGGTTTGGTCAACTATGTGGTTGAGCAGGAACACCTCATGGATCTTTGTAAGAAATTTGCAGGTAAGATATCGAATAATTCGCCCGTAGCCATTAGTTATGCAATAAAAGCGATAAATGCTGGTTTTAACAATAGTATTAACGGGTTCAAAACGGAAATAGAGGCGTTTGGCAGTTGTTTTGGTACTTCTGATTTCAAGGAGGGAACCACTGCTTTCTTGGAAAAGAGGAAGGCCAATTTTCCGGGTGCTTAGAAAAAGCCCTAAATAGTTTGTTATGGATATTGGGAAAAATCTTGTGTTACCATGTTTGTTTTTGTGCTTTTTTTTCCTGACACAGGCTCAGCAATTGCCTGTTAAATATAGCTTTGGAGAAAAATATAACGATAGGTATAAATATTCCAATCTATTGGAAATTTCGGATGACGGAATGGGAGGCTCTATTTTGGTGCGTTCCTATTACACCGGCATAATCCTGAAGCCCAAAGGATATTATATTGAACATTACAATAAGGATTTGGACCTGGTAGGGGAATATAATTACAAGCTAAAAGGCCTTGATTTTGTAAATGCATTTGTAAAGAACGGACAACTTAATATCTTGTTCTTGGATTACAATCTTGGCAAAGGCTCCTATGATTATGTGGTACATAGAAGTCCAATAGACACTTTTAATTTTATTGAGGAGACCATTCTTTCCATACCTTCTGAGCAGGTAAGCGAACCTTTGGACCATAATTACTATAAGAGGAATTTTTCATCAGGTTTTACTACCACTGCTTTTCTTAATGAGGACAAATCCGCTATTGCCATCAGTACCCACTATAAAAAAGGAAAAGACGAAAAGCACTTTGTATATCTCTTCAATAGTGGCCTAAAAAAACTCATAGAATATGATTTTTCTGCAGAAATAGAGGAAAAGAACTATGCCTTTGAAAACATGGTTACTTCAAAAGATCTAAACCAAGTCTATCTGGTTGGTAAGGCCTATTATAAAAAGAAGCGTTTCGCGGCTACGGAACGCAAATTTCAATACGAATTGCTAAAGGTTGACAAGAATGGGGCCATTACACAGACTTTTGATGACCCAGGTAAATTTTCGGAAGCTTTAAAACCCGTTATGGTTAATGATAAGTTGATCTGTGTTGGTTTTTATGCAGACAGAAAGGACAATAGATATAATGGTTTGGCCTATTTTGAACTTGATAGGAATTCTTTGGGCATCAAGGCAAAAAAATACAATGCGTTTTCACAACAATTCATGGAGGATAAGTTTGGAAGGGAAGACGACACGGAAATTAAAAATTTGGTCTTTAAGAATGTCAGCGTTACCAAGGATAATTCCATTCTTTTTAATGCGGAGGAATACTTTGTTACCTCCAGTGTGCAGCAGGACCCAACCGGTTCCAGGGTGAAAATAGAAAGGTTTCATTACAACGATATTGTCAGTGCCAAATTAAATTCTGAAGGAGATATCATTTGGGCAAGAAATATTAATAAGTCAGAGGTCACCCAGGGAGATGGCGCTTACGCGTCATACAGTTCTTGTGCCAGTGGCGACAATACTTATTATTTGATCAGCACGGCCGCAGAAAATCCACAATTGTTAAGTGGTGAAAGGCTAGTTTTTAAACAGGGACTTAGCCGTAACAGAAATGTATTTATGATCCAATTGGACAAGGACGGGAAGATAAGTTATGAAAAGGTGATTGATGACCACGAAGCACGCCTCCCCTTAATGGTTTCCATGCCATTAATAGGCAAGGAAAACAATAATATGCTTTATTATGCCAAAAGGGGATCCAAAAAGCAATTGGTCAAGGTTGAAATTACCGGCCTTAATAAATAAGAACTCTTTCATAGATTCGCTATACCCCATACTCCTGGATAGGTCTGTTAATTAACAGATACAAATTGATTATTATTGGAAATAATCCATATTTTTGGATTAAATCCATTATTTTGCAAGAGAAAGAATATATCAAGGGTAGAGGGGCCCAGAAAAACACGAACAATAGGTTTGCCGAATTCTCCAATGAACTAAGGGACGATTTTTTGGAATTCTGCCGTATTGAAGGGGAGATATCGGATCGTAACAAGACGCAGTACCTTCCTATTTTTCCAAAGACTATTGTAAACAAAGTCAGTAGTCCCGATGTGGGCATGAATTATTCCCTCAATCCTTATCAAGGTTGCGAACACGGATGTATCTATTGTTATGCCAGGAATACCCACGAATATTG is from Arenibacter algicola and encodes:
- a CDS encoding mechanosensitive ion channel family protein, translating into MEQIFKNIDNQTLLYATGTFVLLAILYISTYFILRKLGSNPKYLIPKDAMKRVSMPLFILFLSFLLRSKSLHTLLYLNDYSFVIRKTSTLLIIFSITWLILVALKVSKNLIIKNYDVGTSDNLKARKIYTQFNILERIFIVVVIVLALGAALMSFESIREIGVSLFASAGVAGIIIGFSAQKLIGSILAGIQIAFTQPIKFDDVVIVEGEWGRIEEITLTYVVINIWDKRRLIVPTTYFIEKPFQNWTKTSADIMGTVFIHTDYHVPFDKLREELTRILNSTDLWDGKVNVLQVTDAKAQSVEIRALMSAVDSPTAWDLRVLVREKLIGYLQKNFPESLPHTRLYLKDQLPTKPFQK
- the hemH gene encoding ferrochelatase, translating into MKGVLLVNLGSPDSPTPKDVKPYLDEFLMDERVIDVPNWLRNIIVRGIILQTRPKKSAEAYQKIWWEEGSPLIVISERFADKVKEQSEIPVALGMRYGSMTIKNALGELSEKGVDEVLLVPLYPHYAMSSYETVVVKTMEVKDEFFPKIKITTLPAFYNNKDYIEVLSESIAAGLKGFEYDHILFSYHGIPERHIRKSDPTKFHCKIDESCCKTNSVAHHTCYRHQCYEMTEKVKEYLGLSNDKVSLSFQSRLPNDPWLKPYTDFEFERFGKEGIKRLAVITPAFVADCLETLEEIAMEGKHQFQEAGGEDYKHIPCLNDNEEWVNLMVKWIGDWQTKETLPV
- a CDS encoding MATE family efflux transporter yields the protein MAKVSSEQLGREPIGKLLVKQAVPASIGILVMSLNVLVDSIFVGNWIGSIAIAAINVVLPVSFFIAALGMAIGIGGSSIISRALGENNKEKALKTFGNQISLTLLVTIVMVILGLYYVNSLIPAFGGKGDIFGPAKIYYIIVLYGVPFLALCMMGNTVIRAEGKPRFAMNAMIIPSVGNLLMDYIFIYVFDWGMEGAAWATTIGYFLCFAYILYFFLSKNSELKLNWSHFGFDRPILKEIGALGFVTLSRQAVISLIYLLMNNILFGLGGEAMIAVYAIIARMLMFALFPVFGVTQGFLPIAGFNYGAKKYQRVRESINTAILYAAGLAFVVFVGLMIFPAEIAALFLSNQPDMSASELAMNSYVLEHTPSAMRWVFAATPIIAVQLIGAAYFQAIGKAVPALLLTLSRQGFFFIPLILILPNYLGELGVWISFPIADVLATFVTGYFLRKEVRATLVEKHE
- a CDS encoding CopD family protein, with the translated sequence MTDYYNYIKSLHLIFVVTWFAGLFYIPRLFIYHIEADQKPSPEREILTHQLKLMTKRLWFIITWPSAVLATLFAIWLLFLYPAWLQQPWMHIKLVFVLLLIIYHLKNHQIFKQLQRDEVKYTSKFMRIWNEGATLILFAVVFLVILKGTFNWIFGVVGIIVLGVLLMLGIRLYKRIREKNPEA
- a CDS encoding sensor histidine kinase; the encoded protein is MIFWVVIAFVLIASVTIYQYSEQNRDYHAERMERKEEQIKQSIDLALQKTTFPVTTENLGHIFRDEIYEIALVQNINFNIYDLEGELIKSSRPKFEVDSISTCLDAEVLNNLASSPNKRYVEQKSAAGYSYQASYTYIDDKRFKHVGILNLPYFEDNSFNDKELKEILLRLTGAYLLLMLLAIGLAYFISKYITRSLQTISDRLNQTDLTKRNEKIIVENPSEEIGKLITSYNEMIDELEISAAKLAKGEREQAWREMAKQVAHEIKNPLTPMRLSVQSFERKFDPNDPDIAKKVSEFSKTLIQQIDTMSSIASAFSNFANMPAQQNETLNVVKIVKMAVDIFDENYIHFSSEEEEIIAKLDRTQLIRVVTNLVKNATQAIVNVDTPHVLVTVYKDGDFVKMTVEDNGVGISMESKDKVFEPKFTTKTSGMGLGLGMVKNIVETYKGTINFTTEPGKGTIFTVRFPIANDGGNT
- a CDS encoding enoyl-CoA hydratase/isomerase family protein, which encodes MKYENLLITTDKELAIITINRPTKLNALNKATIEELHYAFKGLEKDKNIKVIILTGSGEKAFVAGADISEFASFSEKEGAKLAAKGQKQLFDFVENLSTPVIAAVNGFALGGGLELAMACHFRVASHNARMGLPEVSLGVIPGYGGTQRLPQLIGRGRAMEMILTASMIDAAKALEFGLVNYVVEQEHLMDLCKKFAGKISNNSPVAISYAIKAINAGFNNSINGFKTEIEAFGSCFGTSDFKEGTTAFLEKRKANFPGA